In Rhinolophus ferrumequinum isolate MPI-CBG mRhiFer1 chromosome 25, mRhiFer1_v1.p, whole genome shotgun sequence, the following proteins share a genomic window:
- the MSANTD2 gene encoding myb/SANT-like DNA-binding domain-containing protein 2 isoform X6, whose product MPPPFSSAPGSGAPPPRPSPRERSGRRGRARGEKPPGAVGLRPAAGTPRRAPTGQPGPRATPETAAAGSADASLPGGAVAAARKMAAPCGSERPANSPLKIPKMEVLSPASPGGLSDGNPSLSDPSTPRGASPLGPGSAAGSGAAASGGLGLGLGGRSAASSWGAPAAACRGMSWTPAETNALIAVWGNERLVEARYQQLEGAGTVFGSKAPGPAMYERVSRALAELGYERTPSQCRERIKMKYLSQREH is encoded by the coding sequence ATGCCCCCGCCCTTCTCCTCGGCACCGGGCTCCGGCGCGCCCCCTCCGCGGCCCTCACCCCGGGAGAGGAGCGGGCGGCGCGGGCGGGCACGCGGAGAGAAGCCGCCGGGAGCGGTTGGCTTGCGCCCCGCAGCAGGTACCCCAAGACGCGCGCCCACCGGCCAGCCGGGCCCCAGGGCGACCCCGGAGACCGCGGCGGCCGGAAGCGCAGACGCGTCACTTCCGGGCGGTGCAGTGGCCGCCGCTAGGAAGATGGCTGCGCCCTGTGGCTCGGAGCGGCCCGCCAACTCGCCGCTCAAAATCCCGAAGATGGAGGTGCTCTCCCCGGCCTCTCCTGGTGGCCTTAGCGACGGGAACCCTTCGCTGTCCGATCCTTCCACGCCTCGGGGCGCCTCCCCGCTCGGGCCAGGCAGTGCGGCGGGCTCGGGGGCAGCGGCGTCCGGGGGTctcgggctggggctggggggccGCAGCGCCGCCTCGTCCTGGGGGGCCCCCGCCGCCGCCTGCCGCGGCATGTCGTGGACGCCGGCCGAGACCAACGCGCTCATCGCAGTGTGGGGCAACGAGCGGCTGGTGGAGGCGCGGTACCAGCAGCTGGAGGGAGCTGGCACGGTGTTCGGCAGCAAGGCCCCCGGGCCGGCCATGTACGAGCGCGTGTCCCGGGCCCTGGCCGAGCTGGGCTACGAGCGGACCCCGTCCCAGTGCCGGGAACGCATCAAG
- the MSANTD2 gene encoding myb/SANT-like DNA-binding domain-containing protein 2 isoform X5 yields the protein MPPPFSSAPGSGAPPPRPSPRERSGRRGRARGEKPPGAVGLRPAAGTPRRAPTGQPGPRATPETAAAGSADASLPGGAVAAARKMAAPCGSERPANSPLKIPKMEVLSPASPGGLSDGNPSLSDPSTPRGASPLGPGSAAGSGAAASGGLGLGLGGRSAASSWGAPAAACRGMSWTPAETNALIAVWGNERLVEARYQQLEGAGTVFGSKAPGPAMYERVSRALAELGYERTPSQCRERIKLVRCPELNAVLQLWPHRC from the coding sequence ATGCCCCCGCCCTTCTCCTCGGCACCGGGCTCCGGCGCGCCCCCTCCGCGGCCCTCACCCCGGGAGAGGAGCGGGCGGCGCGGGCGGGCACGCGGAGAGAAGCCGCCGGGAGCGGTTGGCTTGCGCCCCGCAGCAGGTACCCCAAGACGCGCGCCCACCGGCCAGCCGGGCCCCAGGGCGACCCCGGAGACCGCGGCGGCCGGAAGCGCAGACGCGTCACTTCCGGGCGGTGCAGTGGCCGCCGCTAGGAAGATGGCTGCGCCCTGTGGCTCGGAGCGGCCCGCCAACTCGCCGCTCAAAATCCCGAAGATGGAGGTGCTCTCCCCGGCCTCTCCTGGTGGCCTTAGCGACGGGAACCCTTCGCTGTCCGATCCTTCCACGCCTCGGGGCGCCTCCCCGCTCGGGCCAGGCAGTGCGGCGGGCTCGGGGGCAGCGGCGTCCGGGGGTctcgggctggggctggggggccGCAGCGCCGCCTCGTCCTGGGGGGCCCCCGCCGCCGCCTGCCGCGGCATGTCGTGGACGCCGGCCGAGACCAACGCGCTCATCGCAGTGTGGGGCAACGAGCGGCTGGTGGAGGCGCGGTACCAGCAGCTGGAGGGAGCTGGCACGGTGTTCGGCAGCAAGGCCCCCGGGCCGGCCATGTACGAGCGCGTGTCCCGGGCCCTGGCCGAGCTGGGCTACGAGCGGACCCCGTCCCAGTGCCGGGAACGCATCAAG